One part of the Chryseobacterium sp. 7 genome encodes these proteins:
- a CDS encoding LysE family translocator, with amino-acid sequence MLELVLSAIILGFMLSLVFIGPIFFLLIETSFSRGPKHALSLDLGVITADLLCIVAAYYASTDIVSLIDKHPGFYRITSILIFIYGIVMLVTKTKMHMPGEERIIGQNYFKTFFNGFFFNLLNVGVILFWLVTVISVRNQYPDTSSFILYIGIVLATYLSIDLAKIFLAKQFHDKLTQKLANQIRRVVGCILIVFSFFIFLQSFKKFNQFEKQLEEAEKKEVKYQKTK; translated from the coding sequence ATGTTAGAACTTGTACTATCTGCCATCATATTAGGATTTATGCTGAGCCTGGTTTTTATAGGACCTATTTTTTTCCTTTTAATTGAAACCAGCTTTTCCAGAGGCCCGAAACATGCACTTTCATTAGATCTTGGAGTGATTACTGCAGATTTATTATGTATTGTGGCAGCTTATTATGCCAGTACAGATATTGTAAGTTTAATAGATAAACATCCCGGGTTTTACAGAATTACCTCTATTCTTATTTTTATCTATGGAATTGTAATGCTGGTTACCAAAACCAAGATGCATATGCCTGGTGAGGAAAGGATCATTGGCCAAAACTATTTTAAAACATTTTTCAATGGCTTTTTCTTTAATCTTTTGAATGTAGGAGTCATCCTTTTCTGGCTGGTAACGGTAATTTCCGTAAGGAATCAATATCCGGACACCAGCAGTTTTATTTTATACATAGGCATAGTACTGGCCACTTACCTTTCAATAGATCTTGCCAAGATATTTCTTGCCAAGCAGTTTCACGATAAATTAACACAAAAACTGGCCAACCAAATCAGAAGAGTTGTTGGCTGCATTCTTATTGTCTTCAGTTTCTTCATCTTCCTTCAGAGTTTCAAAAAATTCAATCAGTTTGAAAAACAGCTGGAAGAAGCAGAGAAAAAAGAAGTAAAATATCAAAAAACAAAATGA
- a CDS encoding LD-carboxypeptidase, with the protein MKKMIFPKSLKKGDKIAVISPAGAVDASQLEKGIEMIKSRGFEPVLGEHLYTKFSNGYNYAGTEKERAKDINWALNDAEIRAVWASRGGYGCQHLIQHLKLKNFTENPKWYIGYSDNTVIQSYLLKKGFASIHGQTIKTSSFGVTEESYDLIFDILKGKMPKYSLKSHQFNKEGNIEGELVGGNLALIYALLGTKYSFDFKDKILFIEDIGENFYALDRMIMSLELAGVFNKIKGLIVGGMTNMGDEKENKSYEESFDEFVYKLISDRILKYKFPVVFGFPNGHIKDNRPLLIGGNVKVKVVDKVKIEF; encoded by the coding sequence ATGAAAAAAATGATCTTTCCGAAGTCTCTTAAAAAAGGAGACAAAATAGCTGTTATTTCCCCTGCCGGAGCGGTAGATGCCTCTCAACTTGAAAAGGGAATTGAAATGATTAAAAGTAGAGGTTTTGAACCCGTTCTAGGGGAACATCTTTACACCAAATTTTCAAACGGATACAATTATGCCGGAACAGAAAAGGAAAGAGCAAAAGATATCAACTGGGCTTTAAATGATGCAGAGATTAGAGCTGTATGGGCTTCCAGAGGAGGCTACGGATGCCAGCATCTGATTCAGCACCTGAAGTTGAAAAACTTTACAGAAAACCCGAAATGGTACATTGGCTATTCCGACAATACCGTAATTCAAAGTTATCTGTTGAAAAAAGGTTTCGCTTCCATCCACGGACAGACCATTAAAACATCCAGTTTTGGAGTTACAGAAGAAAGTTACGATCTGATTTTTGACATTCTGAAAGGTAAAATGCCAAAATACAGCCTTAAATCTCACCAATTTAATAAAGAAGGGAATATTGAAGGAGAATTGGTTGGAGGTAATTTAGCCCTTATTTATGCTCTTTTAGGAACTAAATATTCTTTCGACTTTAAAGACAAGATCCTATTTATTGAAGATATCGGAGAAAACTTCTATGCACTGGACCGTATGATCATGAGTCTGGAGCTGGCTGGAGTTTTCAATAAAATCAAAGGATTGATTGTTGGCGGCATGACCAATATGGGAGATGAAAAAGAAAATAAAAGCTATGAAGAAAGTTTTGATGAATTTGTCTATAAGCTCATCTCGGATAGAATTTTAAAATACAAATTTCCTGTGGTATTCGGTTTTCCGAATGGACATATTAAGGACAACAGGCCGCTATTAATAGGTGGAAATGTTAAAGTGAAGGTTGTTGATAAAGTAAAAATCGAGTTTTAA
- a CDS encoding YraN family protein, protein MAHHNDFGKIAEDLAADYLQKNGYKILIRNFRFQKAEIDIITEKNNQIIVVEVKARSTDAFILPQEAVTKAKIKSIVSATNYYLEEFKKEKEVRFDIISVLPDENKNLMIDHIKDAFQAFDAN, encoded by the coding sequence ATGGCTCATCATAACGATTTTGGAAAAATAGCAGAGGATCTTGCTGCCGATTATCTTCAGAAAAATGGCTATAAAATCCTGATCAGAAATTTCCGTTTTCAGAAAGCTGAGATTGATATCATTACTGAAAAAAACAATCAGATTATTGTGGTAGAAGTAAAGGCGAGATCTACCGATGCATTTATACTGCCTCAGGAAGCGGTAACCAAAGCCAAAATAAAATCTATTGTTTCCGCAACCAACTATTATCTGGAAGAATTTAAAAAAGAGAAAGAGGTCAGATTTGATATTATTTCCGTTCTTCCGGATGAAAATAAAAACTTAATGATCGATCATATCAAAGATGCTTTTCAGGCCTTTGATGCCAATTAA